The following are encoded together in the Dyella terrae genome:
- a CDS encoding M13 family metallopeptidase, producing the protein MTKPYMKPIALAVSLALSLSACGKHEDAEKAPAASSTAPAPASTAATAAAAPKSVFDISELDSNIQACQDFNGFVNSKWVAANPIPNDRTRWGAFDKLAEDSLNTQHDIVDAAAKDPASAQAGSIQQKIGYLYASGMDEAAIEKAGFDPIKPKLDAIAALKSGKDVASYITQNFTTGDMQVFQFGSGADFKDAKMQIGFTQQAGLGLPTKDYYSDAKYKDIRDAYVAHIVKTLELTGVSEADAKKQADQVLSFETELAKASLAPVELRAPENQYHFVTIKEADKVTPHFSWEDFFKAQGVTVDKGFSLSQPKFFAAFDKLLTSAPADQWQAYLRFHTIDDASPLLSKTFQDNRFDFYGKTLAGQPEQKPRWKRVLSGVNESMGEALGQLYVAKVFTPEAKERAQVLVDNVRNALKARIQNLDWMSDATKEKAIAKWSTFLPKIGYPDKWRDWSGLDVKSGDYYGNVMAAAKFNYQYDLNKIGKPTDRKEWGMTPQTVNAYYNPTDNTINFPAAILQPPFFYANGDDAINYGGIGAVIGHEASHGFDDEGSQFDGEGNNVNWWTKEDREKFDQRTDRLVAQFNDYAPIKDKPDAHVNGKLTLGENIADLGGLNVAYDALQDALKKNPQEAGEKIDGYSEDQRFFLSWARVWRGSVREKQALLYLNTDPHAPASLRAIGAPSNMEAFATAYQCKPGDTMVRSGDKQVKIW; encoded by the coding sequence ATGACCAAACCGTATATGAAGCCCATCGCGCTCGCCGTGAGCCTCGCCCTGTCGCTTAGCGCCTGCGGCAAGCATGAGGACGCCGAGAAGGCCCCCGCCGCCAGCAGCACCGCGCCTGCGCCCGCCAGCACCGCTGCCACCGCAGCCGCTGCGCCCAAGAGCGTGTTCGACATCAGCGAACTGGATAGCAATATCCAGGCGTGCCAGGACTTCAACGGTTTCGTCAACAGCAAGTGGGTCGCCGCCAACCCGATCCCGAACGATCGCACCCGTTGGGGTGCTTTCGACAAGCTGGCCGAGGACAGCCTCAACACCCAGCACGACATCGTCGATGCCGCCGCCAAGGACCCCGCCAGCGCCCAGGCCGGCTCGATCCAGCAGAAGATCGGCTACCTATACGCCTCCGGCATGGACGAGGCCGCCATCGAGAAGGCTGGCTTCGACCCGATCAAGCCCAAGCTTGACGCCATCGCTGCGCTGAAGTCGGGCAAGGATGTCGCCAGCTACATCACGCAGAACTTCACCACGGGCGACATGCAGGTGTTCCAGTTCGGCTCCGGCGCCGACTTCAAGGACGCCAAGATGCAGATCGGCTTCACCCAGCAGGCCGGTCTGGGCCTGCCGACCAAGGATTACTACAGCGACGCGAAGTACAAGGACATCCGCGACGCGTACGTGGCCCACATCGTCAAGACGCTCGAGCTGACCGGCGTGTCCGAAGCCGATGCGAAGAAGCAGGCGGACCAGGTGCTCTCGTTCGAAACCGAGCTGGCCAAGGCCTCGCTGGCGCCGGTGGAACTGCGCGCCCCGGAAAACCAGTATCACTTCGTCACCATCAAGGAAGCCGACAAGGTCACCCCGCACTTCAGCTGGGAAGATTTCTTCAAGGCGCAGGGCGTGACCGTCGACAAGGGCTTCTCGCTGTCGCAGCCGAAGTTCTTCGCCGCGTTTGACAAGCTGCTCACCAGCGCACCGGCGGACCAGTGGCAGGCTTACCTGCGCTTCCACACCATCGACGATGCCTCGCCGTTGCTCAGCAAGACCTTCCAGGACAACCGCTTCGACTTCTACGGCAAGACCCTCGCCGGCCAGCCGGAGCAGAAGCCGCGCTGGAAGCGCGTGCTCAGCGGCGTGAACGAGTCGATGGGTGAAGCACTGGGCCAGCTGTACGTGGCCAAGGTGTTCACGCCGGAAGCCAAGGAACGTGCGCAGGTGCTGGTGGACAACGTGCGCAACGCGCTGAAGGCACGCATCCAGAACCTCGACTGGATGAGCGACGCCACCAAGGAAAAGGCCATCGCCAAGTGGAGCACCTTCCTGCCCAAGATCGGCTACCCGGACAAGTGGCGTGACTGGTCGGGCCTGGACGTCAAGTCGGGCGACTACTACGGCAACGTGATGGCCGCCGCCAAGTTCAACTACCAGTACGACCTGAACAAGATCGGCAAGCCGACCGACCGTAAGGAGTGGGGCATGACCCCGCAGACGGTCAACGCGTACTACAACCCGACCGACAACACGATCAACTTCCCGGCCGCGATCCTGCAGCCGCCGTTCTTCTATGCCAACGGCGACGACGCGATCAACTACGGCGGTATCGGCGCCGTGATCGGCCACGAAGCCAGCCACGGCTTCGACGACGAAGGCAGCCAGTTCGACGGCGAAGGCAACAACGTCAACTGGTGGACGAAGGAAGACCGCGAGAAGTTCGACCAGCGCACCGATCGCCTGGTGGCGCAGTTCAACGACTACGCGCCGATCAAGGACAAGCCGGATGCGCACGTCAACGGCAAGCTCACCCTGGGCGAGAATATCGCCGACCTGGGCGGCCTGAACGTGGCGTACGACGCCCTGCAGGATGCACTGAAGAAGAACCCGCAGGAAGCCGGCGAGAAGATCGACGGTTACTCCGAAGACCAGCGCTTCTTCCTGAGCTGGGCTCGCGTGTGGCGCGGCAGCGTGCGTGAAAAGCAGGCCCTGCTGTACCTCAACACCGACCCGCATGCACCGGCCTCGCTGCGTGCGATTGGCGCTCCGTCCAACATGGAAGCCTTCGCCACGGCGTACCAGTGCAAGCCGGGCGACACCATGGTGCGTTCGGGCGACAAGCAGGTGAAGATCTGGTAA